The genomic region AACGTGTCACGCACCCGTCCGATGTCATGTGTGTCGCCGCTTCCCTCCCCTTTCCAACAACCAAGGACACCTCCCATGGCCAAGTTTTACGTTCAATCAGGGACTTTTCGCAGTGTTGTCGCCGCTGACTCGGCTCGCAAAGCCGCTTTGTGGGCCGTCCACCAAGTCATGCAACAGGTCCTGCCAACCGACGAAGACTCGGGTTCCCTGCCCGCCTCTGGGTCCAGCCCCACCCCCACCAGCCAGTCGCAAGACAAATCATCCGACCGCCCCGACGGTTCCACACCGGTCGCGGTCTTGGACGGCCGAGTTCGAATCAGTGAACGCGGCTACGATCGAAACGATTGTGCTGAGATGCCGACCATGGAGGTGGTCGCGGAGTGGAACCAAATGGTGCTCACACTCGACCGTCTGCATCAAATGATGCGGCATGCGTGATGCGAGCAGCTGTCTGACGTGCGCATTTCGAAAACAGATTTACGCACCTGCGCAAGACTCAAAGAAGGCCTCTCGCTAGCCTATTTCGAAGCAAGCGTTGCCCAAGCGTTTGCCGCCGCGGAACCGCAGTTTCAGACTGACCGCGATCACGAAAAACAGGCCAGCGAATTCCTTCCCTCCTTTTGCGACGGACGATCGATGAACAACCAACTGCTAACCCGGCATCGTCGCATCGCTCTTTTGACCGATGGTGCTTCGACGCCGTTTCTGGCCAAAACAGCCATCAGCTTGTTGCGTTACCGGACCGCAGACATCGCCGCCGTGATCGACCGAGAACATGCGGGCAAAACGTCGGCGGAACTCTTTGGCGCAGGCAACGCTCCCATCGTTTCAACATGGTCACCCGACTTGGGTTGCGACGCGATTTACATCGGCATCGCACCTCCCGGTGGCAAGCTCCCGGGTGCCTGGCGTCCTCAATTGGAAGCCGCGATTCGTGCGGGAGTCGATGTGGTTTCGGGACTGCATGACTTTCTTTCCGAAGACAGCGAGTGGTGCGAAATTGCCAAGCAATCAGGATCGCACATCGTCGACGTTCGAAAGAACAACTGGAAAGAAACCGCCACCGGCAAACCCTTTCGCGAAGGTTGCGTTCGCATCCACGCCGTCGGACATGACTGCAGCATCGGCAAGATGGTCACGACGATCGAAATTGACAAAGGACTTCAAGCGGCCGGCAAATCAACTCAGTTTCTGGCGACCGGGCAAACCGGAATCATGATTTCCGGCCGTGGCGTTCCGGCGGACTGCGTGGTGTCCGATTTCGTCAACGGCGCCGTCGAGCACTTGGTCCGCGAAAATGACGAAGCCGATTTTCTGCTGGTGGAAGGCCAAGGCAGCATCTCCCATCCGGCCTACTCCGCCGTCACGCTGGGATTGCTTCACGGCTGCGTACCACAGGGACTTGTGTTTTGCTACGAAGCCGGCCGCAACGAGGTCAAAGGATTCGATGGATGTGCCATCCCTCCGCTCGAACACCAAATGCGAGCGATCGAACAATTGGCAAGATTGCGAGGTCCGTCCAAGTTCATCGGCATTTCGGTCAACACTCGAAAGCTGTCGCCTGGCGAGGCCAAACTCGAAGTCGAACGAGCCGAACATCGGTTTGGTTTGCCCGCCTGCGACGTCTATCGCGACGGTCCCGACAAACTGGTTCGAGCCTCGCTCGAACTGCAAGCAGCATGCGTTCCCAGCGTCCTGCAGGAGACCGGAGCGTGAAGCTGAATCTCTACCCGATCCGCTTGCCGCTTCGAGACCCGTTCACCATTTCGCGTGGAACGATCACTTACCAAGACAGCCTTGTCGTCGAACTGAAACACGACGGAATCGCCGGCTATGGCGAAGTCACCGCCAACGACTATTACGGTCACACGATCACCGCGATGAGCGACGCGCTCAACGGATTGAGCGAGGAAGATCTGGCGATGTGTTTTGATGACTCGCCGGAGAGCAACTGGCTTCACTTTTCCAAACGACTCGGCGGTGACATGTTCTCGCTGTCAGCCTTGGACATGGCCAGCCATGATTGGCACGCTCGCCACAGCGGATCCACGCTTTGGCATCACTGGGGACTGAAATGGAACTCCGATCTGCAATCCAGCTTCACGATCGGCATCGATTCCATTGAGGAGATGAAACGAAAACTGGATGCTGACTCTGGTTGGGACCTCTACAAAATCAAACTTGGCACCGATCACGACCTCGAGATCATCCGTCAACTTCGCCAGTGCACCACAGCCACTTTTCGCGTCGATGCGAACTGTGCCTGGTCGGCCCAGCAAACAATCGACTACTCCCAAGAACTTCAACATCTGGGCGTTCAGTTCATCGAGCAACCCCTGCCCCGTTCCGCGGATGCCGCCGACAAGCAACGTGTCTTGGAAGAATCATCCCTCCCAATCATCGCGGACGAAGACTGCCAAACCGAAGCCGACCTGGAAACCTGCTTCGAGCTGTTTGACGGAATCAACGTCAAACTCTGCAAGTGCGGCGGGCTGACCCCCGCTCGCAAGATGCTGACGGAAGCCAAACGCCGGGGCAAACTGACGATGGTGGGATGCATGGTGGAGTCAGCGGTTGGCATCAGCGGAGCTGCCCAGCTCGCACCGCTTCTCGATTTTGCTGACTTGGACGGAGC from Rhodopirellula bahusiensis harbors:
- a CDS encoding DUF1611 domain-containing protein; amino-acid sequence: MNNQLLTRHRRIALLTDGASTPFLAKTAISLLRYRTADIAAVIDREHAGKTSAELFGAGNAPIVSTWSPDLGCDAIYIGIAPPGGKLPGAWRPQLEAAIRAGVDVVSGLHDFLSEDSEWCEIAKQSGSHIVDVRKNNWKETATGKPFREGCVRIHAVGHDCSIGKMVTTIEIDKGLQAAGKSTQFLATGQTGIMISGRGVPADCVVSDFVNGAVEHLVRENDEADFLLVEGQGSISHPAYSAVTLGLLHGCVPQGLVFCYEAGRNEVKGFDGCAIPPLEHQMRAIEQLARLRGPSKFIGISVNTRKLSPGEAKLEVERAEHRFGLPACDVYRDGPDKLVRASLELQAACVPSVLQETGA
- a CDS encoding dipeptide epimerase, with the protein product MKLNLYPIRLPLRDPFTISRGTITYQDSLVVELKHDGIAGYGEVTANDYYGHTITAMSDALNGLSEEDLAMCFDDSPESNWLHFSKRLGGDMFSLSALDMASHDWHARHSGSTLWHHWGLKWNSDLQSSFTIGIDSIEEMKRKLDADSGWDLYKIKLGTDHDLEIIRQLRQCTTATFRVDANCAWSAQQTIDYSQELQHLGVQFIEQPLPRSADAADKQRVLEESSLPIIADEDCQTEADLETCFELFDGINVKLCKCGGLTPARKMLTEAKRRGKLTMVGCMVESAVGISGAAQLAPLLDFADLDGANLISGSPTDGVKVQCGNLHMPARLGIGAELVSTALPQFLVQ